CATCTGTATTGTCTTTGCAGATATCAAATGCACGTCTCTTAGTGTGTTTACTGTTTTTCGTCCATGTGACGACTAAGCCGGGTGTCGTTCTGCCTTGTTCATAGAGTATATCTTGTCGGGCTTGGGTTCGATAGGTTTCTGTTATTCGCACATCAAGCCCATTTTCTTCACATCTTTCTAAAAACTCAAGGGCCAGTTCCTTGGTTTTCGGACTCAGTTCATCTAAATCTTTAATGATTTCAGTGGACGATTCATTCCTATCGTCATACTCTCCTCGATCAAATACAAATTCATATAGACCAACTCTCGGAAAGACCATAAATATCAACAATAAAAATATTAAAAACAATATTATCTTTTTCATTCTATTTTCACCTACATAATTCTGCTATTTGTCGTCAATTCTGCTTCTTTTAGAGTCTTGAGATAATTTCTCCTAAAGATTGCATATATCAAAAGCAGATAGAGCAAACAGAGATAAATTTTCATATTCAACAGTATCTCTAATACACCAAAGGCTTTATAAGCCATAGTACCAATATAAGCGGATATCAAGAGAAATGCAATACTGGTAATGCCGATGAATATCATATTATAGTGCACTTCTCGAATGATTAATTTTTTTAAAGTGCTTTTGTCCATCCCGATGATTTGCAATAGAACGAGTTCTTGTTTTCGGGACTCATTCATGCTATTGGTGGCGCTATAGGAGCTGGATAGACCAACGATTGCCATAAATACAGCGGCCATGAAGATTACGGAATATAACATTCGGTTGGAATTTGATTCAAAAGCATGCAGATTTTCTCTGCTGAAAAATTCCACATCCCGCATATTTAGATATTCCTCAGTTTTGCTTTTGATTTCTTCTAAACTTGTATCTTTCGGTAGTTTCAAGTAGAGAGTTTCTTCAAAGAAGACATCAGCTGCCGTATTCCTATCCGTTTCACTTAGAATCGACATAAAATGCTCCATGGGCATTAGGGCCATGAGTCCCTTTGATAAGGATGTCTTTACGATATTGGGGTCCCTCGAATAAGCCAACACCTCTAAATCAAAACCTTCTGTTTTTTCGTCAATGAATGATGGATTTACATTGACTCGAAGTCGATTTACACTTTCATCAATCACATTTGTGTATTCCAATCTGCTGTGAGGCTTTGTCAAGTCCGTAGGCATTGTATTTACTACGATGCATTCGCTGCCATTGCTGAAATCTTTTACTTCCAAATCAAGGCTTTCCACAATGTCTTCAAACCGATTGCTCCTGATTCCCACCAGATCCATCCCTATTTCTTCATATCCGCTGTCCTCTAGGTATTTCGGGTACATTTCCCGTAAATAAGTTTGATCCAATATGTTTTCATAATCATTACTCTTCTCTACATAGAAATCGTGTTTCCTATAGCTGATATACTCTTCTTCAAAATCATTGGTCA
The sequence above is a segment of the Irregularibacter muris genome. Coding sequences within it:
- a CDS encoding M15 family metallopeptidase, with product MKKIILFLIFLLLIFMVFPRVGLYEFVFDRGEYDDRNESSTEIIKDLDELSPKTKELALEFLERCEENGLDVRITETYRTQARQDILYEQGRTTPGLVVTWTKNSKHTKRRAFDICKDNTDDPYGDVEFFRKCAQIGREVGLTPGYYFDEVQDIPHYELNRWWLP